The DNA region GCGCGCGCACGCCGGTCTTCCATTCACCGTAATCGACCGTATCGGCGATCATCGCGAATTTAATGCCGGCCACCACGCCAAGTCCAATCTTCGCCAGCGATCTTCCGATTACCATGAGCGGAACCGAAAGGAACTCAGAGCCGGCAAAGATAATCAGTTGTCCCGCCACGGCCAGAATGAATCCCAGGAGCACCGTGTTCCGTTTACCGAGTTTTTTGGCCATAAACGGCACCGCGATAATCCCGACGAGCATCAAGCTCGACAATCCGTTCAGCACCGGCACCAAATCGGCGCGGCCCAGATTATATCTGAGAAAATAGATCGTCGATTGGTTCATCATGATCGTAGAGATAAACAGCAGCACGTTGACGATAAGCAAAATCCACCAAGGCCAATTTCCCTTCAGCGCTTTCACGCCTTCTTTAAAAGGAATTGGCTTATTACCGTTGGACTGGACTCTCTCTTTCGTATTTGCAAACGTGATGAAAAAGAGCCCGACGCCGATCACAGCAAACAAAATCATGGTATAGAGAAAGCCCTGCTGCTGGTTGCCTCCGCCCAGAAAAGCGACCAAAGGCAGCACCGCGGCATTGACGATGAACGCGCCCGTCTGGCCTCCGACCATCCGGTACGTATTGACCACGGTTCTTTCCTGCGAATTGCTGGTAAGGCTCGGCAGCAGCGAAGATAACGGAATGTTGACGCCCGCATACAAAATCCCCAACGCGATGTATGTCGCATACGCGTAAACGATTTTACCCGTCGCGCTTAAATCGGGGGTCATGAACGTCAATATCGCGACGACCCCAAACGGAATGGAAAGCCAGAGGAAATAAGGTCTGGATTTCCCCCATTTGGTGCTGGTACGGTCGATCAACACCCCAAAAATCGGACCGTCCAATGCATCGATCATTCTGGCTACCAAGAATAAGGTGCCCACCGCGGCCACATTCAGGCCGTAAACATCGGTATAGAAAAACATAAGGTACGTGGTTACGATAGTAAACACAAGATTGGACGCGGTATCCCCCAACCCGTAGCTGATTCTTTCTTTTAATGAAACCTGATTTTTCTCCTTCATTCGTCACTGCCTCCCGTTGCGGTTTATTCCTATCCGTAAAGCGCTTTCGTTACCATGCGGCCGCCTGTTCTCTTTTCTGCCGAATCACCCTTCATGCCTTGGCCCTTCCTTACTCTACATCCATTCCCAAGCGAAGTCCTTAACCGATCTTTTTGTTTGTTGCCGGATTTTTGCGGAACTTGAGAAACTCCAGCGAAAAAAATAAAGACATAAAATGGCGTTATTCCGGCGATATCTATACATTTGAGAAAAATAGAGGTAATTTTATGCCGCTAGTTTCCTCTATATCAAGGAAATACTAGCCTTCTGGACCATTCATATAAAAATAAGCACATAAAATGCCGCTAATGGAGATGAACAGGCCAGACTCCGAATAATAAGGACATAAAGTGCCGTTATGTTGAAGGCCGGCGGTCGGTCGTTCCGGCAGCCGGCTATCGAGCGCCGCCGACTTCTAGCTTGAGCCAAAAAAGGCCATGCAACATGTGCATGGCCGGGATATCCCGCAACTCGGGTATGTTATTCCTTAGTCTTCCGGTACTCCTCATTGATCTCCCGGATGATCCGATCTCCGCCGTCCCGCTTCCAGGCCGCGGCCGCCTCGTCCACGGCGCTTAAAGGAAGCTGATCCATGGCCACCTTGCTCATCGTGTCCACCCATCTTCCCAGAAGCCGGAGGCCTTTTTGATCAAACGTCTCGCTGGACAGGCCTTCCGCGGGATTTTTCCAACGATACTTGGCATTGGTTTCATAAAACTTCAGGACGTTTTCGGCGTACTGCGGATCATCCCACTTGCGGATCTGGACCTCCGGGTCATAGCGGCGGAAAAACCACACGGAGAGCAGCTGCGGACGGTCCTTGTCAAACGCCGGGAGCTTTTCGAACGTTCCTTTGGCGGTTCTTTGGTAGTGAATGCCTTCAACGCCGTTTTTGATCAAATCGTAGCCTTCGTCGGACAGCAGGTAATTCAACAGCTCCAGCGCTTTTTGCTGCTTGGCGGGGGCGATACGGGCGTTGACGACGATTTTGCTCGTGTTCCCGATCGTATGCGTCGCCTGCAGTCCGCCCCGTCCTTTCGGGGGAATCAATTGGACGAGTTCGGCCCCGGGGGCGTTCTTTTTCAAGGCCGGCAGCGTTGAGGTATAAAATTCGTTGGGGACGACGGTGGCGATGCCGACTTTTCCGGCCTCCAATTTGGCCAGCGGATCCTTGACCTTGTTTGTGGCGAATTCCGGGTCGAGCGCCCCTGACGAATAAGCCTCCCTGAGAAAAGCGAGAAACGGCTTGAGCTCCTTCGTTTGCACCTGCAGCGGAACAAGCCGCCCATCCTGCTCGCTCCATTCGTTCCCCAACCCGAAAGCGCCTATAATCGCATCCAGATTGGTCAATTTGCCGTTGACGATGCTGAACGAAAACCCGTAAGTATCGTCCTTGCCGTTCCCGTCCGGGTCCTCCTGCGCAAACGCCTTGGCGACTTCGAGAAATTCATCTACCGTGGTTGGCGCCTTAAGCCCCAGCTTGTCCAGCCAATCCTTGCGGATGATCAGAGAATCCCGCGTGTCCGTAAATATAAAACGGCAATCCGTACATTTTTCCTTTGGGATTCATCAGCTCCAAGTATTCGCGGCTCAAATATTTCGTGAAATTAGGGTACCTGGTAAGCTCAGGTTCGATATCCGTAAAGACACCTTTGTCTTTCCACTTGTTGAATTCCGGGCCTTCGACCAAGAATACATCGGGAAAATCATTGGAAGCCGCCAATACGTTCAACTTCTGCCCGTAAACGTCCATAGGGATCCACTCGATGTTCAGCTTGATGTTCAGCCGTTTATTCAGCTCTCGGACGACCGCATGATCCTCCGGCCAGCCTCCTCCCGCAAAGCTGAACGTCATCAAATTCAGTTCTACGGGTGCTCCAGTCTTCCCGCTGCCGGTCGCCGCTTCCCCCGCCGATCGGTTCCCGGCAGCGCTGGAACATCCAAACAGCCCGGCCAGCCAAAACGCGGACAACAGCATCATGCACCATTTTTTCATGCCTATCCTCCCTTCACTCGCACTTTTTGCCTGTTCGGACCGCATCGCCTGTTTCGTTTTCGTTTCCGTTTCCGAAAGGAATCCGGATGCTGACCACGCTGCCGCGTCGCGGGAAAGAATGTACGGAGATTCCGTAAGGCTCGCCGTATTTCAAGCGAAGCCGCGCATGGACATTCGCCAGTCCGATGGACTCGCCTCTGAACGTATCTTCGGCGGACGAACTTCCGCGGAATTGTCCTCTTAGTTCCGCAAGCCGCGCTTCCGGAATTCCCGGGCCGTTGTCCGCGATTTCGACGACAAGATCGCAGCCCTCGTCGTAAGCGTTCACAATTATCGTCGCATTCCCGCCTTTCGCTTCCACGGCGTATTTGACGGCATTTTCCACGATCGGCTGAATCGTTAGCTTGATGATCGGACACTCCATAAATTTCTCGTTCACCCGGACACTGCTTTCGAATTTTTTCGGATAACGGATGTGCACGATGTCCAGATACTTGATCAACACGCTTAGCTCCTCGCGCAGCGTCACTTCCTGATCCGATCCTTTGGAAGCATAACGGTATACGTCCGCCAAGTTGTGGGCGATTTTCTCGATCAGCGGAACATCTTCCAAATAGGCGATGCTCTTAATAATATCCAGCGTGTTGTACAGCAAATGCGGATTGATTTGGTTTTGCAGCGCTCTGACCGTGGCCACGCTTTGCCTTAACTGCAGTTCGACCTCTT from Paenibacillus macerans includes:
- a CDS encoding MFS transporter → MKEKNQVSLKERISYGLGDTASNLVFTIVTTYLMFFYTDVYGLNVAAVGTLFLVARMIDALDGPIFGVLIDRTSTKWGKSRPYFLWLSIPFGVVAILTFMTPDLSATGKIVYAYATYIALGILYAGVNIPLSSLLPSLTSNSQERTVVNTYRMVGGQTGAFIVNAAVLPLVAFLGGGNQQQGFLYTMILFAVIGVGLFFITFANTKERVQSNGNKPIPFKEGVKALKGNWPWWILLIVNVLLFISTIMMNQSTIYFLRYNLGRADLVPVLNGLSSLMLVGIIAVPFMAKKLGKRNTVLLGFILAVAGQLIIFAGSEFLSVPLMVIGRSLAKIGLGVVAGIKFAMIADTVDYGEWKTGVRAQGLLMAASTFGVKFGMGLGGAIAAWIMSMGGYVPNQAQTSSALLALQFNFVWVPLICFVLSIVLMMFYRLDQQEETMKEELQNNRIVTA
- a CDS encoding extracellular solute-binding protein, producing MPKEKCTDCRFIFTDTRDSLIIRKDWLDKLGLKAPTTVDEFLEVAKAFAQEDPDGNGKDDTYGFSFSIVNGKLTNLDAIIGAFGLGNEWSEQDGRLVPLQVQTKELKPFLAFLREAYSSGALDPEFATNKVKDPLAKLEAGKVGIATVVPNEFYTSTLPALKKNAPGAELVQLIPPKGRGGLQATHTIGNTSKIVVNARIAPAKQQKALELLNYLLSDEGYDLIKNGVEGIHYQRTAKGTFEKLPAFDKDRPQLLSVWFFRRYDPEVQIRKWDDPQYAENVLKFYETNAKYRWKNPAEGLSSETFDQKGLRLLGRWVDTMSKVAMDQLPLSAVDEAAAAWKRDGGDRIIREINEEYRKTKE
- a CDS encoding extracellular solute-binding protein, producing MKKWCMMLLSAFWLAGLFGCSSAAGNRSAGEAATGSGKTGAPVELNLMTFSFAGGGWPEDHAVVRELNKRLNIKLNIEWIPMDVYGQKLNVLAASNDFPDVFLVEGPEFNKWKDKGVFTDIEPELTRYPNFTKYLSREYLELMNPKGKMYGLPFYIYGHAGFSDHPQGLAGQAGA